The Anomalospiza imberbis isolate Cuckoo-Finch-1a 21T00152 unplaced genomic scaffold, ASM3175350v1 scaffold_439, whole genome shotgun sequence DNA window GAAGTTCATGGACTCCTCGTCCCTCAGCGGGATCGCGCTGCCGCTCATCAAGGTGGGGCCCAAAAacacctgggggacactggggggaccCTAAAAGTCCTTTGGAGGATGTGGGGGACCCTAAAACAtctggggggacattggggggaccTTAAAACTCCTCtaggggacattgggggaccCTAAAACCCCGGGGGGTGACTTTGGCGGTTCCTAAACCTCTCTGAGGGGACCCTAAATCCCttgggggggacattggggggaccCTAAACCCCTCTGGGGGGCAAtgggggggtccagggggtcccTGAACTTTCTTGGGGTGACTCTGGGGTCCCTCTGGGCACATTCTGGGGGGGTTTAGGGACACCCGGgtgaccccagtgtcaccccagggGGGTTTAGGGACACCCTGGGCAGATCCCAAGACCCCCTGGGcgtcccccaaaaccccagagcCACgctgggggtctcaggggtcactcagggggctgacctcgatgtccccaacaatgtccccgctgtccccagagTTACctgttccagctgctgcaggggctggccTTCTGCCACGCGCACCGGGTCCTGCACCGGGACCTGAAGCCGCAGAACCTGCTCATCAACGCCGAGGGCTCCATCAAACTGGCCGACTTCGGGCTGGCCCGCGCCTTCGGGGTGCCCGTCCGCACCTACACGCACGAGgtgtgggctttgggggatttcaGGCCTTGGGAGGGGAtgtgggggggttttggggggctcagaACCGATTCAGGGTACCTGTGAAAACCTACACGCATGAGgtgtggggtttaggggggatttgggggggatttggggggctcagcAGCCCTTCAGGGTGCCCATATAAACCTACACGCATGAGgtgtggggtttaggggggatttgggggggatttggggggctcagcAGCCCTTCAGGGTGCCCATATAAACCTACACGCAcgaggtggggtttgggggcgCGTTGGGGGGAtttcaggggtttggggggctcaggaTTCCTTTAGGGTCCCCATGTAAACTTCCACGCATGAGGTGGGGATCTGGGGGGGATTTCGGGGAtttggcagcatttttgggGCATtagtgtccccgatgtccccaggtggTGACCCTGTGGTACCTTAgggctgtccccaatgtccccaatgtccccgatgtccccaggtggTGACCCCGTGGTACCTTAGGgctgtccccgatgtccccaatgtccccaatgtccccgatgtccccaggtggTGACCCTGTGGTACCTTAGGgctgtccccgatgtccccaggtggTGACCCTGTGGTACCTTAgggatgtccccaatgtccccgatgtccccaggtggTGACCCTGTGGTACCTTAgggatgtccccaatgtccccgatgtccccaatgtccccaggtggtGACCCTGTGGTACCTTAGGGatatccccaatgtccccgatgtccccaggtggTGACCCTGTGGTACCGCGCCCCCGAGATCCTGCTGGGCTGCAAATATTACAGCACGGCCGTGGACATCTGGAGCCTGGGCTGCATCTTCGCCGAGATggtgagggacacctggggacacctggggacaccggggacagaggggacagctggaCATATTGGGGTGTGACAGAGCCTGGGCTGCATCTTTGCCGAGACGGTGgctggcacctggggacactgaggggacactggggtctctgggggcgtcctgggtgtccccagacCCCCCGAGGGTGTCACCGGGGGTGACCCTGATGTCCCCAGACCCCCTCAGGTGTCACCGGGGGtgtcctgggtgtccccagacCCCCCGAGGGTGTCACCGGGGGtgtcctgggtgtccccagacCCCCCGAGGGTGTCACCGGGGGtgtcctgggtgtccccagacCCCCCGAGGGTGTCACTGGGGGTGACCCTGATGTCCCCAGACCCCCCGAGGGTGTCACCGGGGGTGACCCTGATGTCCCCAGATCCCCTCAGGTGTCACCGGGGGTGACCCTGatgtccccagacccccctCAGGTGTCACTGGGGGTGACCCTGATGTCCCCAGACCCCCTCAGGTGTCACTGGGGGTGACCCTGATGTCCCCAGACCCCCCGAGGGTGTCACTGGGGGTGACCCTGATGTCCCCAGACCCCCTCAGGTGTCACCGGGGGtgtcctgggtgtccccagaTCCCCCTCAGGTGTCACCGGGGGtgtcctgggtgtccccagacCCCCCGAGGGTGTCACTGGGGGTGACCCTGATGTCCCCAGACCCCCTCAGGTGTCACCGGGGGTGTCCTGGGTGTCCCCCTGGGTGACCCTGCAGTGACGTCACCGTGGGAACAAAGGGACATTGTGGAggccccggggggggggggaggggacaccaTGTGACCCTCCACGTCACCCGGGGGGGTCACGAGGGGCTCacggggtgggggaggggacaAAGCCCcggggggaggggacaggaggggaccGGGGGACCCCGGGGTGCCTTGGGGGTGGccaggatgtccccagccccccgggggggtctcaggtgtcccttggggtgtcccccctgtgtccccctcctcagcagtgtcccagacccccctgggggtgtccccagtgtccccagatccctctggctgtgtccccagtgatgtccccaatgtcgCCCCAACCCCATTTCCCAATCCCAGATcaccccaggtgtccccagcccccccgggggtgtcccctgtgtcccctgtcccccgtGTGCCCCCAGATcgctcccagggctctgagatcaaaccctgtgtcccctgtggctgtccctaggatgtccccagtgtccccagtgtccctgggatgtccctgggatgtccctgggatgtccccaatgtccctgggatgtccccaatgtcccagtgatgtccccaatgtccctgggatgtccccaatgtccccgtcACCCCCAGATCACGCGCCGGGCGCTGTTCCCGGGCGACTCCGAGATCGACCAGCTGTTCCGCATTTTCCGCACGCTGGGCACGCCGGACGAGGCCGCCTGGCCGGGGGTGTCGGCGCTGCCCGACTACAAATCCACCTTCCCCCGCTGGGCGCGCCAGGACCTGGCCAAGGTGCTGCCGCCCCTGGACGACGAGGGCCGCAAGCTCCTGGCGGTGAGGGGACGCTCGGCCCCATTTTCCCGCTTTGCCCTGATTTTTCCCCAGTGTTCCCcacttttccctgcttttccccgcttttccctgcttctccccacttttccctgcttttcccccacttttctctgcttttccccaCTTTGCCCTGATTTTTCCCGCTTTGCCCTGATTTTTCCCCAGTGTTCCCCACTTTTCCCTcacttttccctgcttttccccggttttccctgattttcccccactttttcctgggttttccccgcttttccctgcttcttcccactttttcctcctttttcccacTTTGCCCTGATTTTCCCCACTTTGTCCTGATTATTCCCcaatttctctttcattttccctACTTTTCACaggttttcccccatttttcccaattttcccccatttcccccattttttcccatttccccccattttcccaattttcctcagATTCCCCCAATTTTGCCCactttttcttgatttttccccacttttccctgctttctcccacttttccctgctttttcccaCTTTGTCCTGATTATTCCCcaatttctctttcattttcccactttctccagattttcccccaatttttcctgattcctccccttcccccccattccccccattttttcccctttcccccaattttttcccatttccccccatttttcccattttttcccattttcccccaattttctccctttttgccatttttcccatttcccctcattttcccccatttgtccccattttctccccgtttcccccaatttttccccccattttttcccattttccccgtttttctCCCCAGCAAATGCTGCACTACGACCCCAACAAGCGAATCTCGGCCAAGGCCGCCCTGGGCCACCCCTTCTTCCAGGACGTCACCAGAGCTGTCCCCCACCTGCGCCTCTGACCCCAAAAACGACCccgaacccccccaaaaatgaccctaaaaccccaaacatatCCCCCAAACCACCCAAAACGTCCCCGAAAGACCCAAAACGtccccaaatgaccccaaacccccaaaacgtCCCCAAAATACTCCAAAACTTCCCTGGATGTCCCCAagatgtccccaaatgtccctaAAATATCCCCAGAACGTTCCAGAATGTCCCCAAAAGACCCCAGAATGTCCCTACGTGTCCCCAGATTGTCTTCAGGAccccccagatgtccccaaaatgaccccaacccccccaaagtccccaaaatgtcctcaaaagaccccaaa harbors:
- the CDK2 gene encoding cyclin-dependent kinase 2, whose translation is MENFQKVEKIGEGTYGVVYKARNKVTGEVVALKKIRLDTETEGVPSTAIREISLLKELNHPNIVKLLDVIHTENKLYLVFEFLHQDLKKFMDSSSLSGIALPLIKSYLFQLLQGLAFCHAHRVLHRDLKPQNLLINAEGSIKLADFGLARAFGVPVRTYTHEVVTLWYRAPEILLGCKYYSTAVDIWSLGCIFAEMITRRALFPGDSEIDQLFRIFRTLGTPDEAAWPGVSALPDYKSTFPRWARQDLAKVLPPLDDEGRKLLAQMLHYDPNKRISAKAALGHPFFQDVTRAVPHLRL